TAGCAGCAGTAACGCTCGATGATGAGAGAGACGCTGACTCATTAACATACTCAGCGATCGCTTCTTTGAGTGCTTCGTGCCCTCCATCTGGGTAACGATTTGTTTCAATTACTTGCTGATATGTCCAAGCTAACTTTTCTTTTAGCTCTGCTGGCAAATCATAGGGGCTTTCATTCGTATCTAGCCGATCGAATTGCGTCAGCACAGAGTCGGTGGTATCACTACTAGGATGAGGTTTGTAAGCTGTGAATTGAGCTAAATCTGACCGGATGAATGGAAGCATAATTTTTTGTCATTTGTCATTGGTCATTTGTCATTAGTCATTGGTAATAAATATAAAGACGAATGACTAAGGACACTTGGGACTAAGAAGTTCATATTTTACTGCTTCCGGGTAACTGGCAGAAGAGGTGAATTGCTTGCCATATTTCTTCCATGACATTTCCCAAGCTGTGATCGCTTTCGAGTTCTACTAAATTCACCCAAGGACGCGATCGCGCAAACTCACGACTAGCTGTAATAGGAATAACTTCATCTTTCGTTCCATGCAAAATTAGAGTTGGAATAGAGCGTTGCAATAAATTTTCTTGAAATTGAGTAGCATCTGTAACGAAATCGTAACTTAAAGGAAGTTCTCGCCCTTCCCCATAGTGGTAAACCTGGAGATATTTTTCTTGTTGCCAACGCTGTACTTGTTCATTTCCTAACTTAGGGAACCAGTGGGATAAAAACCCAAAAGCTGGTGCTAGCAAGACTAGACGTTGTACTTGTGGATATTTTTGCCCTATGTGAGCTGCGGTTAACCCGCCTAAACTTGAGCCAATTAGGGTGACTGGTACTGAATCAAGGGGAAATTCTGCCACAACTTGAGTTATCTGACGAGCGATCGTTAGGTGAGAAAAATCGCCAGCATTTAGATCGGGAATTTTCAGCTTTGTGTGATTTTGGGCAAAGCGATCGCTGATATCTCGCGCTTTGGCTGAATTAGGGCTAGAAGCAAAGCCGTGTAAGTAGATATAGTAATTCAAAATTCAACTGAGTCAGTATTTTAAGGGTCTTTAATGCAAAAAATATCCCAAAACTGGCACCAAGATCCTTTCTATTTCTTCTTTGTGCCTGTTATAGAGACTTTGACGCTAGGAGCTACGTCCCTAGGCTTGTTGGGATCGTGTATTGCTAAGAAATCCCTAACTCTACTGCTGTCCAATGCCTACTAACTACTGAATCAACTCCCCTTTCCCAGTATGATGAATATTAGAAACGTTTTGTAATTATTTTAAAAGTGGAACTATGGCGATTTTGACACTGGGTTGGGTATCACTCTTGGTCGTATTCACTTGGTCAATTGCAATGGTAGTTTGGGGCCGTAACGGACTATAGAGGAATTGTGGAAAACCCATTCCTGAGTATTTTGGCATTGCTTGCCTTACTGCTGCTAGTCGCAGTTACTGGAGGCGTTGGTTATTTAACCTTGGCAGATTGGCGCGATCGCCGTCGTCAAGAAAATGAAAAACGCGAAACCCGGCGCACTACTCCGAAGCGGCGATGATTCTTTGGTGAAGTAATACACCTACTTAATCTAAGGTTAACAATTTTTAGGGACACGATGCGATCGTTGTCCCTATCTTGTTTTTTTATACAGATCGCATCAATTACTTAATAAAGATTTGTTATTTATATCACCAATAAATATTAAGTATAATTTTCCAAAGTTAAATTTATTACTTAAGACATATATATTTAGATACCTGTTACCTTTAGATTGGTTCAGGGAATTCTGAAGATAGAAGACTTTCAATATTTAAAGTCCTATTTGGCATGGAAAACTCCTCTACGCTACCAACTACACCACTGAATTCAGCGCCACAAGAACATTTGACAGAACAGTTAATACCTCTCTACCAAGGTGAGAAACATAAAGCTTTATCTAGAGTAATTGCTAGAATTCGCGAGTCACTCGATATAGACATTATTTTCAAAGTTACAGTCACTGAGGTACGTCATCTGCTGAACACCGATCGCGTTGGAGTGTTTCGTTTCTATCCTCAATTAGATTGGGAAGGAGAATTTATTTACGAGGACGTAGACGAACAATGGAGTTCAGCACTAACAGCTAAATTGCGTGACCACTGCTTTGCTGAGGATTTTGCAGGACTTTATCAGCAAGGACGAATTAAAGTCATGGATGATATTTATCAAGCCATGATTAGTAATTGCCATATCCAGATTCTAGAAAGATTTCAAGTACGTGCCAACATTGTTGCTCCCCTCATGAAAGGTAAAGATTTATGGGGATTGTTGTGTATTCATCAGTGTAGTCAACCTCGACAATGGGAAGCCTCAGAAGTTGAATTTGTCCAACTTATAGGCGAACATTTGGGAGTAGCCCTACAGCAAGCAGATTATTTAGAAAAAGCGAAATTACAATCAGCACAATTAGCACAAGCAACAGCAAGAGCAAAAGTAGCAGAATGGCAGAAAACTATAGCCATAACTGTTGAGAAAATTCGCCAGTTTCTCGATTTGGAAAGTATTTTCCGCGCTAGTACAGAAGAACTGAGAAAACTGCTAAATGCTGACCGTGTTGCTATCTACCGTTTCAATCCAGATTGGAGTGGTGAATTTGTCTTTGAATCTGTAGTAGCAGGCTGGACTTCTCTCATGGAAGAACAGTTGCGGCGGCCCGAGTTGGGTGAAAATGTTAGCGACTGTAGTGCTAAGGATTTAGCTGAAGTCCCTGTCGTGGATACTTATTTACAAGATACAGATGGTGGTCGCTTTACTAGAGGCGAAGTATACCGAGTTTGTAATGATATTTATAATGCTGGTTTTAGCGACTGTTACATTAAAGTTTTAGAGAGCTATCAGGCAAAAGCTTATGTAATCATTGCTATTTACCACGGTCAAAAACTCTGGGGTTTACTGGCAGTTTACCAAAACAACAGCAGCCGCGATTGGCAACAAGATGAGGTCTATTTGCTCACCCAAGTTAGTACGCAACTAGGTGTAGCTTTACAGCAAGCCGAATTCTTACAACAATTGCAGAATCAAGCAGCAGAACTGGCCAAAGCCGCCGAAAGGCAAAGGGCGCTGGCGAATACTGTGGAAAAAATTCGCCAGTCTTTGGATCTTGACACCATCTTTAAAGCTACTACTCAAGAAGTGCGGGGGCTGTTAAAAGTTGAACGAGTGTCAATTTATCGCTTTAATCCTGACTGGAGTGGGGAATTTGTTGCTGATTCTGTTGCGGATGGCTGGCTAGCAAGGGCTAAGATGCAGTCTGAAATAGAACAGGTTCTTTTGCCAGAAACATCAGCAGACAAACATGCCCGTCATGAAGTGTTTGTACCAATTTCTCAAGGTGAGAAACTTTGGGGATTGTTAGTAGCTTATCAAAACTCCCAAGTACGTTATTGGCAAAATGAGGAAATTAATTTATTGGCACAAGTTGGCGTGCAATTGGGAGTAGCAATACAGCAAGCAGAAACCTTAAAGCAGGTACAGATACAAGCACAGCAACTTGCTCAAGCGGCTGAACGAGAACGGGAGGCTGCTGAACGAGAACGCA
The genomic region above belongs to Calothrix sp. NIES-2098 and contains:
- a CDS encoding GAF sensor signal transduction histidine kinase, which translates into the protein MENSSTLPTTPLNSAPQEHLTEQLIPLYQGEKHKALSRVIARIRESLDIDIIFKVTVTEVRHLLNTDRVGVFRFYPQLDWEGEFIYEDVDEQWSSALTAKLRDHCFAEDFAGLYQQGRIKVMDDIYQAMISNCHIQILERFQVRANIVAPLMKGKDLWGLLCIHQCSQPRQWEASEVEFVQLIGEHLGVALQQADYLEKAKLQSAQLAQATARAKVAEWQKTIAITVEKIRQFLDLESIFRASTEELRKLLNADRVAIYRFNPDWSGEFVFESVVAGWTSLMEEQLRRPELGENVSDCSAKDLAEVPVVDTYLQDTDGGRFTRGEVYRVCNDIYNAGFSDCYIKVLESYQAKAYVIIAIYHGQKLWGLLAVYQNNSSRDWQQDEVYLLTQVSTQLGVALQQAEFLQQLQNQAAELAKAAERQRALANTVEKIRQSLDLDTIFKATTQEVRGLLKVERVSIYRFNPDWSGEFVADSVADGWLARAKMQSEIEQVLLPETSADKHARHEVFVPISQGEKLWGLLVAYQNSQVRYWQNEEINLLAQVGVQLGVAIQQAETLKQVQIQAQQLAQAAEREREAAERERKATEREKALAATVEKIRQSLDLDTIFAISTQEVRRLLEIDRATIYRFRADWKVEFVAESLVHNWKPNPEVVPLIIKDYLQQTQGRDYANSKILVIKDIYNTEDYTTQIALLKPIIARAYMIVPIFQGEKIWGLLAAYQNTKPRDWQQDEIDLLVHIGNQLGVGIQQAELLEQTQHQKEELKETLQELQQTQSQLIQSEKMAGLGQLVAGVAHEINNPINFIYGNITHVTEYAEDLLKLLHLYQKNYPNPKAEVQKQASALDLDFIAKDLPKILNSMTVGAERISELVLSLRTFSRLDEAEMKPVNIHEGIESTLLILQHRLKPQADIIAIEVVKVYGELPKVQCYAAQINQVLMNVLSNAIDALEQTIIVEKNLENPQIKICTEVVDENSILIRITDNGCGIPENVRSRIFDPFFTTKEPGKGTGLGLYISYQIVVEKHGGQIDCFSEPGKGAEFRIQIPIKRSVS